In Dermacentor andersoni chromosome 11, qqDerAnde1_hic_scaffold, whole genome shotgun sequence, the sequence acatagagcaggaaacacagtgTACAACGTtagctacgccgagctaaagcgccgagccagccgagctgaggagataaatggcgcgaacgaaaaagtaAAACACgagcaaaacgcaagatccggGTGTTTCTACgagcaacggcagggagaccaatcgtcgtgcagaaaaaggGGGGCAAAAGTAGTTGCCGTGGACGGGACGCTCAAGTAGCGATGAGGaagcgaggaggtcgcgcggcggcggcagagttaaATTGTGGCGGTATACTTTCAAAAAATCAAGTGACTTTAGCGGCAGCAATTCGTGGCCGGATGCAAGGGATAAATAATAACGATTACGttattaaatctcagtaacgcaaaaaaattactggcggctacttgCTCCACTGTACTAGAAACAATGTGCACTAGGTTTTGTTTGAGTAACTCAATtgcacttttttttaaatcttggggAACGATTGTTCGGCCATCCTGTATACTAGAGCCTATCAGATAACTAAACCGGGCCGGTTTTAATTTTTCTCGCATCCACAGGAAGATATATCTGCCTGATCTGATTGTGGCCGTGTCGCACTTCTCGTACCGCGATGCCGACCGCCCGGACTGCCAGACAATGCCGCCCAGCGTATCGCGCTACCCTAACCACGTCAAGTTGCTCTACGGACACATGATGGTGAGTTGCATCATTGTTGTCGCGGTTATCGCTGCTCTATCTTCAGAGAGTAAGCTGAAACAGCACAATTAGTGAAACAACGACGATGGGGGCATTAACGGACTCTGTCTAGTGAGTGGCTGAGTTTgagcgaggacgaagaagacgtgcctctgTTCCGTTTGTGTTTGAACAGGTTCTCCAGTTGTTCTAGAAGAACGTGCCTCtgtcttctgtccgcgttgtactgcgacagtggtggaggtgcggggtaatgagCTCGCCTAATGCTCCGGAGTtcttctgggagtcgttcatctagcccggacgcaCCAGTTGCGACatccgtgcatcgctttagtcgccGACTGCtgggccttgccccggagttcttcccttttcaaccacctctctccgggagctgcacacatctcgcaatggccgaagCCAGCCCACCGCAAGCACCCCGAAACAGCCGGTTTCCCAGTCCACAACAgataaccgttctgcatccgctggttctcgatcgctatcgcggtacagtcttcgaagacattgaagactggcttgataAGTATGAACGCTTCGCAGAGATTAACCAGTGGACTTATCCGCAAAAGATTTCCCACGTCTATTTggcccttgacgacagtggccgtatTTTGTACGAGAACCGTGAAGCTTGCCTAACGACGTGGGATTACTTTCGGCAGAAGATCACGGATACTTTCCCAAATGCCGACCGACGCGAGTGcgcccagcagatgatggagATACGGGAGCAACAACCCAATGATCGGTCACAAtcttcgccgaggacatggcccgcctctttcgtagagccgacgcGAGCATGACCgagataggaagttgcgctacctcatgcgaggtgtaaaagagcagttgttcgcgagGCCTTTGCGGTATCCACTAGTCACCgtcgctgactttatcaaagaggctacggctattgagatGGCCCTTCATCAACGGGGCAGGCAGTACGATTGACTGTCCACTAGcactacaatcaatgccgccgcagggactgccgagtatcagaaTTCCTTGCGTGAATTGATCAGAGAGCTTGTCAGAGAGGAAGCGCAAACGATTTTGACACCGACATTAGATAGACCTGTAGcatcaatcgccgaagtggtgcgccACGAAATCAGGCAGGTGTTCGCGGCAGCCGATCGTCGAGATGACCAGCGTcccatgacttacgccgccgctgtccgatgtccaccagccctcacaaccacaccgccgtaccacAAGCCTCCGGCAGCCGCTCCTTGGTCGCTGCCGAaagaggaggcttcgaggcgCGCTCCCGTTATGCCGCTTCAGTCACACCACGAGCCGTCGTTCGCTGCGCCTTGGTCAAtgccgcaaaacgacgctacgggacggccgcaatttcggagaaccAACGTATGGCGCACCGTCGATAGGCGACTACTTTGTATTCACTGCGGAGGCACCGGCCATATTTCACGtaattgctggcatcgcgacacatcatttcACCCTCATCGTCCGTGGTCTTATGGTCGATGTGCAAATGACAATTCCATGCTACGCTGCGACGACGCTGCTTTTCGGGGAtctccaatagcgcacccgaatgcCGAATCCGTGCCCAATGATAGGTCGATTTTGGCCGTCGGTCGCGCTGTCCAAACCCTACACGTCAGATGGCTTcacctactggacgtacttttgctgacctccgaggagGAAGGTCgtccagcccacgccggggaaactgaatgcggcgacctctgggggtaaggttgcaggcccgccgcaagacaacAAAATGCCCTCAATACTCCCGCTGCAGAACGCTGTGAAGGCGATAAACAcagaagaaattgtgagcgccgacattgatgttttcgtggaCGGGCAGCCGATCACAGCGtaagtcgacactggtgccgacttctctataatgagtcaggaactcgtctgCCGCCTGAAGAAATTATTGACGCCATGAACGGGATCTCACACAAGGACGGCAGGgggccaattactgatgcctactggaagatggACGTCTAGTAATAACATCCGGGATTCGTCTTttgtggccgctttcatcgttcttcctgtgCGCTGTAAAGATTTGATTATCGGAATGGATTTTCTgaaagaatatggcgccgtaattaacatcccggatCGCATGGTGACGTTCTATAAGAGTcctggtttagtccattgcttatcgccgcaacaccactcctttcgtctaacagaagacgacgttGTCATCCCTCCTCGATCATgtacccttgtttcggtagcatgtgacgtACCGTTTCATTGGGAAGGCATTGCCGACCAGATAACCACCTTGTTGCtcactcacggtatctcggtcgcacgaggaatcgtaaatgtcgccgacgggcgcacgaacctgttgctaacaaattttagcacagagcgacggcgcCTTCCAAAGGGCACAGCTGTGGCTTATTTTTACGGTGTTGCGGACGTCCgcggctgctgttcactactcgaagaagcgcctacgcaagacccagctcctgcacttgacgtcagcactgctcTGTCGCTGCACGAACGAGAACGGCATTTTACGCTACTGGCCAAATTCAGCGagtgctttgcgtcgacgtccagcgtcggtaggacacctctaacaaagcactgaataattacagaggatacggcaagaccaattcaccaaaatcctgaTTGTGTTGCTCCTAGAGAACGTGACGCCATACTACAACCTgtgacaaaaatgcttgaagacggcgtgatccaaccatcaatgagtccctgggcatctcctgtagttctagtcaagaaaaaggacggcagctAGCAtttctgcgtggactaccgaaaactaaatcaggtgacaaagaaagacgtgtacctgATTCCTCGTATAGgcgattcactcgacaggcttcgacacgcacgttacttctcttcaatggatttAAAaggcggatattggcaaatcgaggtagacccgagagaccgtgaaaaaactgcatttgtgacaccagatggcctatactaATTTAAGGTCTTGCTATTCGGCTTGTGCTCTGCACgtgctacgttccaacgcctcatggacactgtgctttcaggcctgaagtggaaaacctgctcaGTGTACCACctcgacgtcgtcgtgttctccgCAACAGTTGAAAAACACCTgaaacggcttgaagcggttctgcagtccatccggtGCGCCGgccttagggccgatttacgctcgagacgcccatcgccgcaagccgcaccgcacgcttgcggtcgcgcgaaaaattgcacgtatccagcacttgtgcacaaattaccatttacactgtgtgcacagtgtataccttacacattgtaaaccgaaatttgtgcacaagtgttcgatacgtgcaatctttagcgggaccgcacgcgtgcggtctggcttgcggcgatgggcagctcgagcgtaaatcggccgtTACCCTGAAACCGGAGAAATGCCATTTTGGGTTTTTGTAGTCTGTGTCGAGCGCAAGTGTACGTATATGAGTATAAATGAGTGTCAGTAACACTCTTTTCGAAACGATGTTTATCTGACGGGGCGAGAGATGATGTACTGACACAGCTATCGTgctgatctatctatctatatctatctatctatctatctatctatctatctatctatctatctatctatctatctatctatctatctatctatctatctatctatatctatctatatctatctatctatctatctatctatctatctatctatctatctatctatctatctatctatctatctatctgtctatatctatctgtctatatctatctgtctatatctatctgtctatatctatctatctatatctatctatatctatctatctatctatatctatctatatctatctatctatctatctatctatctatctatatctatctatctatatctatctatctatatctatatctatctatatctatctatatctatctatatctatctatctatctatctatctatctatctatctatctatctatctatctatctatctatctatctatctatctgtctatctatctatctgtctgtctgtctgtctgtctgtctgtgtctgtctgtctgtgtctgtctgtctgtctgtctgtctgtctgtctgtctgtctgtgtctgtctgtctgtggctggctggctggctcgctggctggctcgctggctcgctcgctcgcttatAAGGGTTCGATCCCATATATGAATATAGACACAGGGCGTATGAGGCGAACGGATCTTTACATTAAGGTATCCGTCTGTCTGGCTGATGTTTTCCATGTCGCATGCTGTCGGCTATGCCAGCGCCAGTCAGTGACGCAGCTCACGCAGCTGCTCGACAACCAGCTCATCACGGCGAGGACCGCCTCTGTGACATTGAAAGGCCGCTGGTACCGGCCAAAGTATCCCGACGTGTTGACCGATGACATCGGAAACTTTACGTTCTTCCAGAACTGCACAAATTTCATGGGCGACCAGGACGTCCCGCCCGCTCTTGTAAGTCTTGGCTCTCGAATGCAAATACACTGATGAGTACTGTCTTAACAAATAGTAGCACGGTGCAGACCCAGCCAATCACTTCtggtctgattttttttttcaaacagaaaATTTATATTCTGTGCAACTGAATcagaaaacaaataaacaaaaacaggAATGAGCGAGGAATTAAAATACCATAATCAGTTTTCCATGATATTTAGGAGCCGTCTGGGGCAAATTTAATACCGTGTTGGGAGCTATTGGGGATTCGAACTTGTTAATTTCAGCCACAAGTGCACAAAGAATGGGCATGCATTAGGTACTGAGATAAGGTTTTCATAACGCGCCTAAGACATTTTACACACCTTACGTGACACACTCCGTTGATGCAGGTCAGATGCCCATTCGCCGCTTGCGGCAACATCTGTACTTTTCCTAAACTTCAGAAAGAGCCGATGACGTGCATTCCAAACGATACATGAGTTATGTAACTGAGTTTCGGGCACTTTGACTTCTGAAGTTAGTTTAGACTTTTCAAGCATGAGCTTTAAGAGTGTCGAATTGGAAAAATATGTATGTGCGGaaatgtgatatatatatatatatatatatatatatatatatatatatatatatatatatatataaattcaagGAAACGTTCTGCAGGTCCAGTGCATAAGTGGTTGAAGATACGAAGGCGCACACTTCTGCGTTTCGCAATCGTCTTCTtgcttcctcttcttttatccctcccttttatatatatatatatatatttgggagCTAAGTGCAACTGATGTTGCTCCGCTCCGACAGGACCCCGTCAATTGTAAGTCGCTTCTCGAAGATGTAGGATATGTGTCGAATGAGCTTGTGAACCAACACCTTGTAATGTTGTGAACGCTGTTTCAACCGTGGATCCGGTTCTTGAAAGGGCTGCGAGGTATTGCTGATGCATTTCTCTAGCAATTACTGCTGAATCACTAccgatgtttctttttgtttgtttgctcgtGTGTCGCATATTCTCTGCGCGGCATTGCGATTCCTTCACAGGAATAATTAGACCAGAAATGGGCAAACTTTCGCTGCGGAGATCACGCAACCTCTGCAAAGGAGATAATCTCCTTGGTTGACGTACCCTGCGCAACGCAGTGCATTTAATAGACGCCGCAGCGGAGGGCGTGCAATGAAGTTTTCACTGGCGATTCACGTGCATTAGTAATTAATGTCCATTAGCATTTGTGTCATCAGCATTCATTAGCAGTCATTTTCACGACTGATGCAGGGCTGGCGAGTATCTGGAGATAGTAGGAAGTTATGAAGATTCGATCTACTCTTCAGCTGCCCACGCCAGCGTTGCATATGTTATAGGGTCGTTAGCTTGTGCTTACGGGTGCGTTACTATTCGCGAATGCGGTACACGTAGGCATCGGTAACAGCAGCCATTTGCGAGGTCGCATTCAACCAGGCCACATAAAGCTAATAATGCAATGGCACGCAACCTAGCGGTTGGTGTAACGGCGTGTGGCAGCAGCAGAATCTTGAACGGGCTCTTTCATTTTACGTCGACGAGATTAACCACGCCTTACAGAAACGCTTCTCAGGCGTTGTGGTTGAGTCGACTAAGTTTAGATGTCGCTGCAATTGCTACCGCTGCCGTCGGTGTCAAACTCTCGTGTCCCGGTATACCGTAAACTTAGTGCATGTAGCGTTCGGCATAAAGATTCCGAttaaaagaaaatgctacagggGAGCTCTGGCTTTGCGATGGTTCAGTTGTATAGTCGCAATGATAGCTTTCATGCTCATATGAATTTGTcgaatcttcgtgcttgtggcttcagacgttcttgtggtgTCACTTGTTGcggttatttttttttgcgaattaCCAAGCAGTCGTGTATTTCTAAACGCATGTAGACAATAAGTGTCTGCGGACAGGAATAATCACTGCAAATCCTTTCACTCACAAAGCGACATTTCGGAAATAATCAGTTTTCAAAGCAATGAAGTCGTCTGAAGCCAAAAAAGGACGAAGTTGAGCCAAATCTATATAATACGCGTAATTAACATAACGGCACAGTCGGTGTAGTCGCATCTTCCGTTAGACGATCGCGCCAGAGCTCAGTGTAGTAAAGTTTACACAAAACTGTATGCGGCTAGGATAAAGCTTTCTCTATAACATCTTCGTCTTCCGTGTACAGTTTTTTAATGCGCTCCTTATCGCCTTTGATTTCTGCACACACTCAGGTTTGCGAGATGTCCCTAGACACAATAGAGAACAACTACAGATACGAGAAGGAACCCCAGGCTGGCATCTCGTTCGACAAGGGACTGCCACGCACCCTCACGCTGGAAACTGAGAAGAGCCTTAAAGATAAGGTGGGCGATCACAGCGTTGCATTCTCCTTAAGTCCATTCCGTGCGTACTAGTAGCAATAGTAGGTGCTTTATCGGCAAGGGCTGAGGCGAGGGAAATGATGGGCCAGGTCAGGTGTAGGGCAGGATGCCGGCGGCTTCCTGGGCGTGAATCAGGAGGGCCTGCAGGGTGTACTCGGCGTGACGTGGCAATCTAGTCCGCTACTCATACGAGGTTGCGGCTTTCTTTTTAATCGGCCCGGCGTGGCACGTCCATAGGggacgtatattttttttttgtaccccgAATGTGGACCACCGTTACGCAGATGGGGGCCTCTCCATTTACACGCTCCATTCCGGAGCGTGGAAATCCTCGTTATAATTCTACTCCCTTTTAACAACTCGCAATCGTTGACAGTTGGACTTCTTCAATTCCTGGAGGGGCGTAACTGATCCATTCCGCTCCTCCAATTccattgaatcaaacgctttgcttaTAATTGTTTACAACCCTCTAGTCTCAACAACTTTAGCAATAACGTTACACACAATTCTTCTTGCCCGCACGTAATATTATTCGGTACCTTTGAGAAACAAGCGAACTGTTATGCTTTGTAGAACGATCTTTTTGTGTTGCATTTGCTGTCGTAGTTTAAggagaacctttttttttcttagtacaCCTCAGTAACCACCTGTTATCGCGCCTCCCGCGTACAGGGAAGTTTgcgaaaacaacaacaatatgGCACGCGTAGCAAATCACCGTGGTCTAGTGCAGTGTGTAATCGCTTGTGACTTCGCTTCTCGCTTCCATCCTGGCGTCGTAAACTAAGCATGCGCTTGCTAAATCAAATCATTCTTGGGAACATAAAGCTGCTGTGTTTACGGAACCTAAACCATttaacgcaaagaaagaaaagtttacGGGTCTTCAGAAGTGCAGAATACCGTGTTTTTTTATATTAACCGTAGCAGAGTTATTCTTCAGTGTCTGCCTACAggtagaaattgaaaaaaaaaagtattgagtAAAAAATTGACAAATGTAACAAATTAGCCTATTCCATTTGAGGGTAATTGGCAAATATACCGGCTTTGTAGACGTGATTAAAATAGACGCTTAGCATTTCATTTGAAATCCATTCCGGAATCTTGGGCTCTCAATTCATTCCCATTCCGTTTGCCCGAGTGGTGCCGTGATTCCATCTACATTCGTGGATATTTACGGGCGTTTGAAAACTCAAATGATTCTGGAATCGTCCCAACTCCGGCGCTGCGAATCCGCAACTGCGATATTGACCCACAAATGGGGCGACCGATGGTGCGCTTCTGACACCGGCTGATGACGGCTGCTGTATTCGCAGCGTCGGTGTGTACCTGTAGCGCAGTGCGCAGAGGAAAGAGCACCGACTGCAAAAATTTTAAGAGAGGGGGTGACACTGACCTGATGCCCGCGCACTAGTGCCACCACGTGATAACAATGAATTTTAAACTGAAAAGAATGCTGGCAACCCTCAAAGCACCGTAAATGACTTGCTACAACTTTTCTGCGAGCAGGTTTCGATTTCGTTTCCCACGAGGTGTGTCATGGTGTCGTGACGCAGAAAAGTGGTCACGTGGAAACGGGACACGGTGAAGTTTTTGGCAGATGCCCCGGTTCGCTCGGCAGTTCGCTCTgggccatgcaaaaaaaaaaagaaaaaaaaaagctggcagcATAGCGGACGAACGAGTGAGCCGGCATGTCTGCGATAACATAGCGAGGTTGTGCTGCCACGTGACCACCTTCTACGTCAAGACAGAGATGAACCATACGGAAAACGGAACAGAAACTTGTTCGTAGAATTTAAACCTCTTATAGTAAATTGCTTAGAGCGTTCTGAGGCTTGCCAGTATTTTTGTGATGGAATTCTTCGGGTCGAAGACCTTCGTTTAAATCAAAAAGGCGTTACATTTGATCTGGACTTTCACCGCTGGAAATCAAGCATTGTGCTCCAAGTAAGCGCAGACAGAATCACGAAAACACGCTTTACTAGTGCGCTGAACTTTGGCGCCTCTTTAGGCATTCGCTGTCGCTAGGACTGGCTTGCTTGTTCATCCATCTCTTTAAGCTACCGAACAAGCTGGATATTTCAACATCAGAAGGCCCCTTTAAAAGGTAATTTTTACCTCGCACGAATTGACGCATTCACGTCCTTCTCGTTCCGACGATCCCCGATGTGGACGTCCGCGAAGAAAACGAACTTTTCAAGCGAAGGTTTCCCTAGCCGAACACTGTGGGACTTTggtgaccgtggctgctgctgttgctgatgtCTGACTGAGTAGTTGTCTCACACTCAGGACCGCAGCACTCGCACGAGTCAGCTGAGACGCAGCCCCATCCGCACTACCCCTACCGATGGGCCGGTTGACAGTTTTCTAGGCAATTACGCAACGAAGAAGCAAACGGTACATCAACGCCATCGCTGTATCGAATAATTAAGCGCATTCGAGCGCATAGTTCCTATATCGAGGCAAAACCTTTAGAAGCCTTCTCTCTCGGGGTTTGGCCTGTCTGCTCGTTCACTTTCTGGCCGAGTGAGGTAGGTCGCTTTGTGGACTTCTTGCGATAGCAAAGTAGACTGACACCGCAGTTGGCTTGATAATAAGTACTGACTGTTTTGTCAGGAGGGCGAAGCGCAGTGACGTCATTAGTAACGTCCGTAACGCTGTGCCCGAACTTTTTGGACGGTGTTTACGTACACGTCGGGCCGACTAATAcattctaaaaacagttgcaccctttggggtgtatgtcTGCCACTCAACGATAATCGTtacctgtcttgcttgcgtttcctttcttgaaaacgcttcgTTCGATACTTCCCGGTCGAGAATGCTCAGTCATGCGATAACGCGCACGACGTTCGTGActcggaagtaccgggctcacagcgttaaagaaaggaaatgcgggcaagacagatggtgattattgttgtgcggcaaatgtacaccccaaagggtgtaaacttggTTTAGAATGTACGCGGGTGCGACGTACGCGGTAGCACCAAAAATTTCCAGCGCCCTTGGACGCTTTTAGCAAGCCGTATGCAGTGCCTATTACAGCACAAAACTGCGCTGTCCATAAAGAGCGGCGCCACTGAAATTACGTCAATTTCAGATAGGGGGCACTAACATAGTTCCGCGCTGTTTAATGGTCTGATAAGATTTAGGGCCAAAGAAtaaaatcttccttacctcagtaaggaagccttcattgcggtgaggccaccttatgtcactctgaaagcttccttattgaggggccctcggtgaaggcttccttggtgcctCCTCAGAGTGaggtagctccgaagctaccttcatgcgtccttacgccgctcctggccctgaacgagcgcttcacctcaacGCATAGCCACGTGACGTTTCCTTGTGCATGCGCGCTGTCGCTCACCTgtggagaagcgcgagcacggtgcgtcttgccaggcatgttcgtttcagtcacgcgtgcggcatgaaagcgtcgccaggcgttgctaggcgttgcacgacgccggcgtgccagcgttgctggagcacatcaagttttgcactgtaatatCACACTTTTTTAACGTTTAGggaacaaaactagaaaaaacACCCACGCATCTCtgtattagctcttcaatttaaaaattgtgtgacgatacaacatttttttgtTGAATAAtcgtgttcgcgtaaagctttcaagagataatctcgaacccaggcatgcgacaATCGCTCCTTACGTCAGGACGGTACCCAATGAAGTGGATGCGATATGGCGAAGAGACAAACAGTAAACTTTGACAAACATCTTATTTTGGAACAATCGTCACCACCGCTTTGTGGTCACTGATATACGGTCAAATTTTCAGTTTTGACTGCAGAAACGTTCTTGGCCAGCGTAAGATCAATACACGTACCATGTGTGGTTGTTGGCTGAGTGGCATCGGTGAAGCACATCAAGGCAAACTCGTCGGTGATGAACTGGACAAACCATCTGTTTTGTGGCTTGGAAATGTCCACGTTAATATCAACGATGACCGGTGTGATGTGGTCACTTGGCAGTGGCGTGAAGCGCGTTCGCATGAAAAACTCGAAGTCTGATCTGGCCGTGTTAAAGGACATgtccttacgggactatgagccattgattccgcgggtatgagccatcgaTGATAACAGTTTTTGACATATTATTCTTTATGATGCATTTGTTTTCTTCCTCAGGGGGTTATGAGCCattactgatgatgatagtttttgctagAAATTTTCGGTCCGCGGACACAATTGTGCCGTTGGGGGATAGGGGTATTCAGCTTAGCTGTGGTATGTTACTTGAACTTGTCAAAAAAGAGATATAGATAAGATGCCACTCTCGGCAAAAAAATTAAAAGTAAGAGCAATAGAAATAACAATGAAAAGGAAACAAGGCAAAACACGCACGTATCAACAAAAGCAACTAGTTGTAAAAGATCCTTATATGTTCTCCAATTAATTTTGTTGGACTATATTAGCGTTAAGATCACACCGCTCAATTATTGCTCGAAGAAAGAGAAAGTGCCTAAATATATTCTTTCGGTATTTAAACAAAGCTGATGTAAATTGATGTCGGCGCCGAGTAGACAGATCCGAAGAAAACCTAACATAGTTTATTGTCTGGCTGCTCAGAAGAGTCTCGACTACTCAAAacattaacccgccgtggttgctcagtggccgtggtgttgggctgctagggaccaagtcgcgggattgaatcccggccacggcggccgcatttccgtgggggcgaaatgccaaaaataCCGCGTGTACTTGAGTTTACGTGCACgtcaaagaagcccaggtggtcaaaatttccggactcttccactacggcgtgcctcattatcaaaaaCTGGTTTCGGCActtaataccccataatttaatttttacccTAAAGTATTATATTCTGAATACGAAGGATTTCAAACAACCGCACACTCGTATACTTTCACACGTTGGCTTGCCTATCTTTTTTGCAGCTCTGCGAATTGAAGAAGAATCATTTGAGGGTCGATTTCAGCCTCGCAGTGTACGACATCGATTTCGACGCCCCTGATGTGCTTTGTTCCACCCTGACCATCCGCGGTCCATACCGGCGCTTGAAGATGGTCCAGAAGCTACGAAATTTCTTCAGGGATCGCTTCCGGAGAGCCACACAGATCAGCGAATGCAAAAACATAAGAGTCTGACTGAGACGTCATGGGGCGAAACAATGCGTCACAATGCTCCGCCCATCGCATATTGAGAGACGCACGTGGGACATACGTTCTCACACGTTTTATATAGTTTCCTGCGCTATTGCCAGTGTCTAACCTTTAAGTGTTACAAGCACTACATTTGACATAGGACTCTTGATTATTTGATATAATATTGTTATGATTGTTATTTTAGAAATTTCTCATTTCTTCTCATTTGCCACCTGTTTCTCTCGCTAGAACCGATAACCGGGCTTATCTGGCTCTTCACTctcattcgcgcatgcgcattgtaAGGTTGCAGCTGCGCTGTGAGCAGCTTATTACAGTTCCAATTAATTGTCCTGATTCCTCGTCTGTGCGTCTCCCGTCTTGAGCTACCACAATGATGTTTCTTCCACATCGTGCGCATGCGCGATGGGAACAGTGTCACATTGCCCGTGACCAGCTGGGAAATGTGATAACGCTACTGCGCCGTTTACCCACCACGTGACACCGTAGAGAAAGAAGTTAAACAAGACGGGACACTCGGTGAAATCTGGCAACAGTAAACCCGTCACGCCCTTCCGTTA encodes:
- the LOC140213962 gene encoding uncharacterized protein, producing MSLDTIENNYRYEKEPQAGISFDKGLPRTLTLETEKSLKDKLCELKKNHLRVDFSLAVYDIDFDAPDVLCSTLTIRGPYRRLKMVQKLRNFFRDRFRRATQISECKNIRV